DNA from Babesia microti strain RI apicoplast complete genome:
TCATTAATAAATTATGTAGATTATTATTATTTAAAATTGATTTTTAGTTTATTTTTATTTAATAATAATTATAATTATTATTATTATTTATTATATTTTAATAAATTTTATAAAAATAAATATAGTTTTAATTTTATAAATAATAGTAAATCTATATATTTATGTATAAAAAATTTAAAAATATATAATAATATAATATTTTTTTAATAAACATGATTAATTTATATTTATTTAAAGTTAATAGAAATTTAGGTAGAAGTAATAAAGGTATTATAATATCTAGAAGTAAACGTAGTTTTTTAAATAATAAATATTTTATTATAGATAATTATTATTTTAATTTAAATAGTAATAATAATCAAAATTTTTTTATTACTAAGGTTTTTAATAATTATTTATACAAAAATTCTTTATTAATTAAATGTATTTATTTAAATAATAGTAGTATAAATATTGAAAGAGTATTTATAAAAGCACAAAAAATTAATAAAGGTGATATTATTAAATTATTTAATATTTCTTTATTATCAGAAGGTGATTCTTCTTATATTTTTAGATTATCATATGGTAATATAATTTTTAATATTGAAAATTATAAAACTAGTAAATCAACTTATTGTAGATCATTTAATTCATTTGCAACAATACTTTCTTTTAATTGTAATTATTATTTTATTAAATTACCATCTAGTAAAATTATAAAAATAAATAAAAATTGTAAAGTTTTTTTGGGTAAACCAGATGAAAAAAAAATAAATTTTTTTAATAAAGCAGGTTATTCATATAAATATGGAATAAGACCTATTGTTAGAGGTAAAGCTATGAATGTTGTTGATCATCCACATGGAGGAGGAGAAGGTAAAACTTCTATAGGACGTAAATCCATTTATTCTATATATGGTAAGTCAATTAAAGGTATAAAAACAGCAAAAAGAAAATGATTATTAATATTTTATGGAAAAAAATAATATTTGATAAAAATTTTTATAGAAAAATTAATAATAAAAATAAAAAATATAAAAAATTTATAATTAAAACAAGAAATAGAAATATATTATTAACTAAATATTTATTAAATTCAATATTAAAAGTATATAACGGTAAAAGTTATATACCTATTATTGTAAATTATAATAAATTAAATTATAAATTAAAAAATTTTATATATACAATAAATAAGCGTAAATTTTTTAAAAATAAATTTATTAAAAAATGTCAAAAGTAATATCACCTATAGTTTTTAGATCTAAATATTTTAATTCATATATAAATAAACAATTTTTATATTTTAATAAAAAATCTAATAATATTTCTTATTTTAAATTTTTTAATATATATATTAATTTACTTTATTTAGTTAAAAAAAATTTAAATTTAATTAATAGTTATATTTTAAGTAAATATTTATTTACTAAAGTAGAATTTATAAATATTAAAATTATTGTTATTAATTTTATATTTTCAAGAATATATAATAAAAAAGTTATTAATATTATTAAAAATTTATTTTTAAATATTACTTTATATTTTAATTATTTTAAAAATTATAAATTTTATGGTAAAATAAAAAATTTTTTTATATTAAAATTATCTAATTTAACTTATTATAATTTAATTGAACCTTTAAGTAGTTTAAAATTTACTTTTTATGATTATAAAAAATTTAAAAAAAGTATTATTTTTTATTGTAATAAAGTTTTTAAATTTAAATATAAAAAAAGATTTAATGTAATAGGTATTAAATTTATATATTCAGGTAGGTTTAATAAGTTAAATAATAGATCAAAAGTTGATATATATTCAATAGGTAGTTTATATATGCAAACTATAACTTCTAAATTTTATTATTTTACAGATAGTATAAATACAGATAAAGGAGTTATAGGTTTAAAAATTTGGATAAATGTAAATTAAAGTAAGTAAAAAATGATTAATTTATTATTTCCTAAGTATTATAAATATAAAAAAATTCATAACAGTAGTTATAGTTTAAATAATAAATTAAATAATATTAATTTAAATTATGGATTATATGGTATTATATCAAAAAGTTTTGGATCAATATCATCAAGTCAATTAGAATCTATAAGATTTATATTAAATAAAAATATAAAAAAAATTAGTAAAATATGGACTATTATATATCCAAATTTTCCAATTTCAAAAAAATCAAAATCATCTAGAATGGGAAGTGGGGTAGGATTAATATCATATTGGGTTTATAAAGTTAGTCCAGGTAGTGTTATATTTGAAATTGAAGATATTAAATTTGATTTAATTAAAAATATTTTTAATAAAATATCTTGTAGATTTCCTTTTAAAGTATGTTTAGTTAAAAAAAATTATTTTTGATTTATTTTGTAGTTATGATAAAAAGAGTTAATATTTTAATAAAAATTAATAAAAATAAATATTATAATTTTAGATTTAATAGAAATAAAAAGTATAATAATAAGTATATAAAAAAATCAAAGATTAATGTAATTAAAAATTTAGATTTTAGAAATGAAATTAGTTTAGGTGATATAATATTATTTAATAATTATATTTATAAAGATAAATTTGTTAAATATTTTGGTAAGATATGATTATTATTAGTTCTTTATTTAATATATCAGATAATAGTGGTTTAAAAAAAATTTTAAGTATAGGTATTTTAGGTAAAAGTAGTATTAAATTAAATATATGTGATTTTATAATTGGATCTGTTAAAAAAGGAATATTAAAAAATAAAAGATTTGGTGATTATAGTAGAGTATATACAAGTAAATCTAGTTTATTTAAATTTTTTATAGTTAAAAGTAAAAAATATAGTAAAATTAATTTTAATAATAGTATGAGATCTTGTAAAAATTCTGTTATAGTTATAAATAAAGAAAAAAATATTATAGAGGGTAAAAAAGTTATAGGTATTATGTCTAATATTGTTAAAAAAATATTTTATAAATCAAAAGTTAATTTAAAAAATGCAAAATTTATTATGTAATAAAAAAATTATTAATAAAATTAATATTTTATGTTTTATAGATAATTATAGTATATTTAGTAAAAATAGTAAAGAATATAAAGAAATTTTTAAATTTATGTATGTATTAACAAATCAAAAACCATTATTTTTAAATTATAAATTAAATATTAATAAGTTTTTTATGGCTAAAGTTCTTTTGGTAAATAAGTATAAAATTAATTGTTTTTTATTAGAATTATTTAAAAATATAACTTTATTTAATTTTAATAGAAATTTAAAAAATATTAAATTTTATAAATTTGATAAATTTTTTAATTTTAATATATATATAAATAATAGTAAATTTAATTTTTTTACAGATAAGTATAATTTAAATGATAAATTTAATTTTAAAAATATAAATTTTATTATAAATATTATATTTAAAAATAATATAAATAATAAATATAGATTATATTATTTAATTAAAAATAATTTTAAAATAATTAATTAAAAAATTAACAATATATAACAACAATGACTAATATAATAAAAATAATAAAATTATTTATTAAAAATAGTTCTATATATAAAAAATTTTGTAAATTTATTTATAATTTAAATAAAAAATTTATAGATATTAAGTATAAAGAATTATTTTTATTAAAATTTGATAATAAAAGTAAATCAATTATTGATTCATTATTATATAAATTAAGTGAATTATTTATAATTGATTATGAAGAAAATAAGTATAATGAAGAACGTATTAAAATGAGAAATTTTACTTTAGAAGTAGTATATTTAATATATATATATTGTAAAATTTTAGTAAAAAATTTAAATAAAATATTATGGTATTTAATATAAAAATAATTTATAAGTATATAAACAAATTTATAAAATTTGTAAATTCAATTCCAGCATTAAAAATTTATTTATATTCAATAATAGCATTATGTTATGAAGGTAAAATGGCTAATTCAATTATGTTAAGTTATTCATATTATTTATCAATTTGTATAGTTCAATTATTATTAAAAAAACATGCTAAATTCTTTTTTGGAGCATATTTTAGAAAAAATATAAATAAATTAACTTTACAAGGATTTTTATGTAGAGAATTAAAAAATAATTATTTACCTTTTTTATTAGGTGAATTGGAATTAGAAGAAAGAAAAAATAAATATAAAAGAAAAAGTATTGACCCAATTAAGATTATATATACTTATATTAAAAAATTTATAAGTAAAAGTGTAAAATTAATAATTTTAAATATAAAATTTAATAATAAGTAAAACAATAACAAATATAATAAAAATAATAAAATTATTTATTAAAAATAGTTCTATATATAAAAAATTTTGTAAATTTATTTATAATTTAAATAAAAAATTTATATATACTAAGTATAAAGAATTATTTTTATTAAAATTTGATAATAAAAGTAAATCAATTATTGATTCATTATTATATAAATTAAGTGAATTATTTATAATTGATTATGAAGAAAATAAGTATAATGAAGAACGTATTAAAATGAGAAATTTTACTTTAGAAGTAGTATATTTAATATATATATATTGTAAAATTTTAGTAAAAAATTTAAATAAAATATTATGGTATTTAATATAAAAATAATTTATAAGTATATAAACAAATTTATAAAATTTGTAAATTCAATTCCAGCATTAAAAATTTATTTATATTCAATAATAGCATTATGTTATGAAGGTAAAATGGCTAATTCAATTATGTTAAGTTATTCATATTATTTATCAATTTGTATAGTTCAATTATTATTAAAAAAACATGCTAAATTCTTTTTTGGAGCATATTTTAGAAAAAATATAAATAAATTAACTTTACAAGGATTTTTATGTAGAGAATTAAAAAATAATTATTTACCTTTTTTATTAGGTGAATTGGAATTAGAAGAAAAAAAAAATAAAGATATAAGAAAAAGTATTGATCCAATTAAGATTATATATACTTATATTAAAAAATTTATAAGTAAAAGTGTAAAATTAATTTTATTTAATTTTATGAAATATATATAAAATTAATTATAATTTTATTTTTAATAAAAAATATATTATGATATTTAATAATTATGAATTATTTATTAATAAAAATATATCTTTAATTTATTTATTTGATAGGGTATTAAATTTTAATTATCTTACTATAGTAAATAATAAAATATTATATAATAAAAAAATTTATATTTTAAATAATTTATTTGTTATTTTTTTAAATAATTTAAAAATATTTTTTTTATTTAATAATAAATTTGTAAATATAATAAATTCATATTTTAGTAATTTAAAAAAAATATTATTTAATAAAAATAATGATAATTATTTAGAATCTTCTAATTTATTTTGTAAATTTTATTATTTAAAATTATATAATAAATTAATTATTAAATTTAGTAAATATGATATTAAAATTATATTATTTAAAAATTATGGATTTAATAACAGTATAATTAATAATAAAAATTTTTTAACTGTAAATAATAAATTTAATAAAATAACTATTATTAATGATTATTTAAATAATTTTTCAAGTAGAATAAAAAATATTAAAAAGTATAATGTTTATACGGGTAAAGGTATTAAATATCCTAATGAAATTTTAAATATTAAAATTTATAAAAAAAATAAGTAAATAAAATATGAAAAATTATAATAATTATTTATTTAATAAATATTTATTTATAAAAATAAATAAATTAGGTAAATTTAAATTTTTTAATACAAAATTAGAATATTTAAATAAATTAAATATAAATTTATTTAGTAATAAATATAAAAATTTTAATTTAAAAATTATTTATAAAATTATTTCTATAAATAGAATTTCTCATACATTATCTAAAGGTAGAGTTATGAATTATAAAATTACATCTTGTTGTGGTAATAAAACAGGATGGTGTGGATTAGGAGTTTATATAAATAATAAATTCTTTAATACTATTGAGTTAGCTAAATTTAGATCTATTAATAATATTTATATAATTAAACAAAATTATAAAATAAATACTTATAGTTATTTTAAATATAAAGGTTGTAAAATTAAATTTATTAATAGATTTAGAGATAAATTTAAATTAATGAAAGTAGTTAGTTCTATTTACTCTGTATTAGGTACAAATAAATTTAATTTAATTTCATTTTATTCTAAAAATATTAATATTTTAGTTAAATTATTATTAAATTCATTAGTTAAATTTAATTAATTATAAATAATAAATAAAATGATTAAAAAAAAAATTAAGAATAAAATTAAATATAATAAAAAATTTAGTTTATTTAAAAATATATTTATATTAAGAGTAAATAAAAATTTATTTTATAATTTAAAATTTTACACTTATGGTATAGGTATTTTTAAATTATATATTTTATTATTTTTAAGTAATAATTTTAGTTATTTATCTATTTATAAATTAACTATATTTAGTATAATAGGAATAAGATTTTCATTATCTTCTTTATTTTTATGTTTAAAAAAAGAATTATATAAAAAAAATTTATTATTACAAAAATATAAATTAAAAAAATGAAAATAAGATCATCTGTTAAAAAAATTTGTAAAAAATGTAGATTAATAAGAAGAAATAAAATATTAATAAATATTTGTAATAGTATTAAAAGACATAAAACTAAACAAGGATGATTAAAAATAGTTTTTATAGTAATAAAAAAATATCAAATAAATTAAATATTATTTCTTATATATCTTTTAAAAGAAGAAATATATTTATAACTGTATATAAAACAACAAATGATATATTTAAAAATAATATAAAATTTATTAAAGTTTTATACTCATCTTCATGTGGTTCAAAATCATTTATAAATTCAAATAAACTTTGTAACGATTCAATAAAGTTATTATTATTTAAATTTATATTTTTTTTGATAAAAAATAAATTATATAATATAAGTTTAATAATTGAAGGAAAAAATTATTTTAGTAAAAAAATAATAGAATATCTTTTTAAAATTAAAAAAATTGATAGTAAATTTAAAATAGATTATTTTAATAATTATTTTAAGTTTTCTTATAATGGATGTAGAGTTAAAAAACGTAGATATTTATAAATTAAAATAAATATGAATTTAAATATTAATAAAAAAATTAAATTATATTTTAAAATATATTTTTGTAAAAAAGGAAGAATTAATTCAAAATTTAATAAATTTATAAAAAATTTAAATGGTAACATTAAATCAAGCTATAAGAGGTAAAAGAATTAAAAAAAGAAAATATATAAAATTTCCTAATTTATATGGATGCCCACAAAAAAAAGGTGAATGTAAAAAAGTTTATATAGTTACTCCTAAGAAACCAAATTCTGCTCTTAGAAAAGTAGTTAAGGTATTTATAAGAAATAAAAATAAAGAAATAATAGCTTATGTACCTGGTGAAAATACTAATATAAAAGAAAGAGATATTGTATTATTTAGAGGATGTAATGTTAAAGATTTGCCAGGAGTAAAATATAAAATTATTTTAGGAGCTAAAGATACAGATGTAGTATGTTCTAAATTAAGAAAAAATAAAGTATCTAAATATGGTGTAAAAAAATATAGGAATAAATGAATAATAAAATTAATATATTAAAAATATTATGTAGAAAAATACAAATAAAAGGTAATTATTTATCTATTAAAAAAAATATATTTAATTTATTATATAATAATAATATAATAAATTTTGAGATAATTTTATTAAATAATTTATTAAATATTTTATATAAATTAATATATATTATGTTTAAAGAGGAGAATAATTATATATTAAATATAACTAATTTATATAATTTTACTAACTTTATTAATATTATTTTTAAATTTATATATAATGATATAAAATTAAATAAAGGTAAAGTTTGTTTACCAACTTATTTATATTATTTATATACAAATTTATATAATATTATTAATAAAAAATTAAATATAAATTATAATTTATATAAATTTTTTTATAAAAATTATTTAAATTATTTATTAAAATGTAATAATTATAATAATAATTATATTATAAATAAAAAATTTAAAACTATTTATTTTTATAAATATATTAATATAAATAATATTTATAAAAAAAATAGTATAAATATTTATTTAAAAAATAAATATTATAATATTATTATTAAAAATTATATAAATTATAATAATAAAAAGTTTAAAAAGAATTATTTAATAAAATATATAAAAAAAAATGATTAAAAATAAATTTATAAAAATAAAACCACATATAAATGTAGGTACTATAGGTCATATAGATCATGGTAAAACAACATTAACTTCAGCAATAACAAAAGTTTTAAGTTTAAAGGGATTATCTAAGGTAAAAACTTATAGTGAAATAGATTCAGCACCAGAAGAAAAATTAAGAGGTATAACAATAAATACAGCCCATATAGAGTATGAAAGTGAACTTAAACATTATGCTCATATAGATTGTCCTGGACATGCTGATTATATTAAAAATATGATAGTAGGTGTAACTCAAATGGATTGTGCTATTTTAGTTATATCTTTATTAGATGGTCCTATGCCACAAACTATCGAACATTTATTATTAATTAAACAAATTGGTGTAAAAAATTTAATAGTATTTTTAAATAAAGAAGATAAAGTTAATGATGAAGAAATAATTAATTTTGTTAAAGAAGAAGTATTATTTTTAATAAATAAGTATGGGTATAATGAAAATAATATTAATATATTAAAAGGATCAGCACTTAAAGCTTTAGAATGCGCTAATTCAAAAGAAGATTTAAATAATATATGGGTAAAAAAAATATTAGATTTAGTAGAAGTTATGGATAAAAATATAAAAGTAGTAAATGATAATGTAAATGAACCTTTTCTTATGGCTATAGAAGATAGTTTTTTAATAACAGGTAGAGGTACTGTAGTTACAGGTAAAATAGAAAGAGGTAAAATTAAATCAGGAGATAAAGTTGAACTTATTGGTAATGATAATATAATACAAACTACAGTTATTGATATTGAAATGTTTAATAAAGTTTTAGATTTAGGTGAGGTTGGTGATAATATAGGTATATTATTAAGAAATATAAAAAAAAATAATGTAAAAAGAGGATATATATTAGCTAAACCTAATACAGTAAAATCTTTTAAATTATTTGAATCTAATGTATATATATTATCTAAATCAGAAGGAGGTAGACATAAACCTTTTTTATCAGGTTATAAACCACAGTTTTTTATAAGAACAAGTGATATAACAGGAGAAGTTAAAGGTATTTTTTCTAATAATAATGAATTAAAAATGGCTATGCCAGGTGATTCAGTTAATATTATTATTGAATTACAAAAAAGTACAGTATTAAATATAGGATTAAAATTTGCTATAAGAGAAGGAGGTAAAACTATAGGAGCAGGTATTATTACAAAAATTATATCTTAATTTTATAAATTTTATTATAGGATATGATCTAAAAGGAAAAGATTATGAATTTTGATTTCATAAATATAGGTTCGATTCCTGTTATCCTAAATTATATATATTTATTTTAATATAAATAACCAAATTAACTTAATGAATAAAGTAATTGATTCCAAATCAATAAATATAGGTTTAATTCCTTTATTTGGTGTGTATTTAAATTTATATATTTTAAAAATATATGAATTATTATTTTAATTTAAATAATTATAATTATATAAATTTTTTTAATTATAAAAATAAATTATTAGATTTTAGAAATTTTGATTATTATTTAAAATTTAATTTATTTAAATATATAAATAAATGTTTATATCTACAAAAAATTTATAAAGATATAATATTTAATAATATAAAATTTAATATTTTTAATAATATTTTATTAAATTTGAATTTTAATTATATATATAATAAATTATTTAATATTAATATAACTGAAATAGATAGGTTTGATTTAAATAATATTTATATTAAAGATTTAAATAAATTATTTATAAATGATAATAATTATTGTATAGATATAAAAAATTATAAAGAATTTTATTTTATAAATTATTATTTAGTTCTGTATGAAATATATTATAATAATATAATTTTTTTAATTCAATGTAACACTAATAATAGTGATAATTATAATAAATTTTTAGATATTTATAATATAATAAATTTATTTATAAAAGATAATAAATTTATAAAATATATAATATGTAGTAATTATAACATAATTATTAGTAAAATTAATAATATTTATAATAATAAATTTTATAAAAAATTAAAAATTAATAATTATACTAATAATATTAATTATTTTTTACTAAATAAAATTATTATTAATAAAATTAATAATATAAATATTTTTAATAATTTTATATTTAATGATTTATTAAAAAATAATTATAATAATAATTTTTTAATATTAAATAATATAAATTTTAATAATAATTTATATCATTATAATAAAATAAATATATTTAATAATTATATAAAATTAAATAATATTATAAATTTTAATAATATAATTAATACTTTTAAAGAAAATAAAAAATTTGATAAATATATATCAAATTTTATATTTGGTCAAGAAAATCAATTACATAAATTATCTACTGTAGATATAAATAAAATTTTTAGTAAAAAAGAAATTAATAGTATTAAACCTATAGGTAGTTGGATTATATGTGGTCCTAGTGGTACAGGTAAAACAGAGTTAGCTAAAATTATATCTAAGTTATTATATAATAATAAATTAAAATTTATTAAATTTGATATGAGTGAGTTTATGGATAAGTATACTGTATCAAGATTAATTGGCGCACCACCAGGATATTTAGGTTATGAAAAAGGAGGTGAACTTACAAATTTTGTTAATGAAAATAAAAATAGTATTATTTTATTTGACGAAGCTGAAAAAGCAAATAAATATATATACGATATACTTTTACAAGTACTAGATGAAGGTGTATTAACAGATTCAAAAGGTATAAAAGTATTTTTTAATAAATCTATATTAATTTTTACAAGTAATATAGGTTCTTCTATTTGTAAAAATAATAAATTTAAATTTAATAATATTATATTTAAAAATGTAATTAAAGAACTTAAAAAATTTTTTAGAATTGAATTTTTAAATAGAATTGATGATATTTTAATTTTTAATTATTTAGATTTATTTTCAATTTATAAACTTATGGATAAATTTTTATTTAATATATCTAAATTTTGTATAAATATTAATAAAATTAAATTATTTTTATCATTAATTTTTAATAAAAATAATACTAATATTAGAAAAATTATTAGAATTTTAGATAATAATATTATTAATAAAATATATAATTTTGAAAATAATAATATTAGTATAGATATTTGTGGTAAATCTTTAGTATATAAAAATAATATATAAATAATGAATCAATTTTTTAATAAAATAAATTATAAAAATTATATAATTATTTATTTTAATAATTTTATTTTATATAATTATAAAAATTATATTAATTTATATAAATTAATTATAAATGATAGTAAAATATATTATTATAATTTTTTTAGAATATATAATATAATAAATTTTATTAATTTGTTTTTTAATAATGATATTTGGATAATAGAATGTGATTATAATAATATTAATTTAATATCTAAATATTTTAAAAATTTAATAGGTTACTCTAATAAAGGAAATATATTATTATATATAAATTATAATAATATAAAAAATATAAATAATATATATAGTATTAATAATACTTTTAAAAGAGTTATAATAATAATTAAAGATTTGAGTAAAATAAAAAATATAATTAATAATTATTTAGATTATATATATTTAAATTTAAAAAATAAAAAAATAATATTTATTATAAATAATGATATTGAATATAATATAGTTAATGATATTATTTTAAAAAAATTTAATAATAATACTTTTAATATAATAAAAAAAATAAATAATAAAATAAATATAAAAATTAATAATTATAATAATATATTAAATATTAATTTTATAGATAATACTGATATATGCTATAAATTATTAGATAGATGTATTTACGGTCAAGATTTAATAATATCAGTTATAAAAAAAAATATAAAGGATATTTTTAATAATTTTAATAAAAAAAATAAAAAACCATTAAATAGCTGGTTATTATGTGGTCCTAGTGGTACAGGTAAAACAGAAATAGCTAAAATATTATCAAAATCTATATATGGTAATATAGGTAAATTATTAAAATTTGATATGAGTGAATACCAAGAAAGTCATTCTATATCTAAATTAATAGGTACACCTCCTGGTTATATAGGATATACTGAAGGTAGTAGATTAATTAATTTAATAAATAAAAATCCTTATTCTATTATTTTATTTGATGAAATAGAAAAAGCGCATAAGAATATAAATAATATTATGTTACAAATATTAGATGAAGGTATTCTTTCATCATCTACAGGAGTAAAAGGTATTTTTAAATATTCATTTATTTTATTTACTAGTAATTTAGGACAAAAAAATTATATTTATGATATTAATAATAAAAAAATATATAAAAAACATATATTAAATTCAATTAATAATTATTTTTTACCTGAGTTTTTAAATAGAATTAATGAAATTTTAATTTTTGAATATCAAAATTTTAATTATTTAATGAAAACTTTAAATAAATTTTTTTTAGAATTTGAATATGTATATAATACAAATTTTATATTTTCATTAATATCAAAAAATTTATTATATAATTTATTAAATAATAAATTATATGGAGCAAGAATATTAAATAAACAATCATATAAATTTATATCAAAATTAATAGAATTATTTTATTATATAAATTTTAATAATTCATTAAATATTAATAATAATAAAAATATATTAAATATATATAAATATAATAATAATAAAAGTGTAAATAAAGGAATTTTTTTTAAATATAATAATAATTTAATATGAAAAAATTAAAAATACTTTTATCAGGTAAAAAAAATCAAAAAATAAAAATATTATATAACATATCAAATAATAAAAAAAAAATAAAATTAGGTTATATATTTCCATATGAAAAAATAAACTATAATAATAAAATAATTAAGCAACAATATTTAAAAATAGGTATTAATAAATCAAAATCTATATTATTATCTTATATAAAAGATATTATTTAATAAAAA
Protein-coding regions in this window:
- the rpl36 gene encoding ribosomal protein L36; translation: MKIRSSVKKICKKCRLIRRNKILINICNSIKRHKTKQG
- the rps11 gene encoding ribosomal protein S11; amino-acid sequence: MSNKLNIISYISFKRRNIFITVYKTTNDIFKNNIKFIKVLYSSSCGSKSFINSNKLCNDSIKLLLFKFIFFLIKNKLYNISLIIEGKNYFSKKIIEYLFKIKKIDSKFKIDYFNNYFKFSYNGCRVKKRRYL
- the rps12 gene encoding ribosomal protein S12, encoding MVTLNQAIRGKRIKKRKYIKFPNLYGCPQKKGECKKVYIVTPKKPNSALRKVVKVFIRNKNKEIIAYVPGENTNIKERDIVLFRGCNVKDLPGVKYKIILGAKDTDVVCSKLRKNKVSKYGVKKYRNK
- the rps7 gene encoding hypothetical protein (ribosomal protein S7), which encodes MNNKINILKILCRKIQIKGNYLSIKKNIFNLLYNNNIINFEIILLNNLLNILYKLIYIMFKEENNYILNITNLYNFTNFINIIFKFIYNDIKLNKGKVCLPTYLYYLYTNLYNIINKKLNINYNLYKFFYKNYLNYLLKCNNYNNNYIINKKFKTIYFYKYININNIYKKNSINIYLKNKYYNIIIKNYINYNNKKFKKNYLIKYIKKND
- the tufA gene encoding Elongation factor Tu: MKIKPHINVGTIGHIDHGKTTLTSAITKVLSLKGLSKVKTYSEIDSAPEEKLRGITINTAHIEYESELKHYAHIDCPGHADYIKNMIVGVTQMDCAILVISLLDGPMPQTIEHLLLIKQIGVKNLIVFLNKEDKVNDEEIINFVKEEVLFLINKYGYNENNINILKGSALKALECANSKEDLNNIWVKKILDLVEVMDKNIKVVNDNVNEPFLMAIEDSFLITGRGTVVTGKIERGKIKSGDKVELIGNDNIIQTTVIDIEMFNKVLDLGEVGDNIGILLRNIKKNNVKRGYILAKPNTVKSFKLFESNVYILSKSEGGRHKPFLSGYKPQFFIRTSDITGEVKGIFSNNNELKMAMPGDSVNIIIELQKSTVLNIGLKFAIREGGKTIGAGIITKIIS
- the clpC1 gene encoding ATP-dependent Clp protease (Corresponds to the conserved C-terminus end) gives rise to the protein MNYYFNLNNYNYINFFNYKNKLLDFRNFDYYLKFNLFKYINKCLYLQKIYKDIIFNNIKFNIFNNILLNLNFNYIYNKLFNINITEIDRFDLNNIYIKDLNKLFINDNNYCIDIKNYKEFYFINYYLVLYEIYYNNIIFLIQCNTNNSDNYNKFLDIYNIINLFIKDNKFIKYIICSNYNIIISKINNIYNNKFYKKLKINNYTNNINYFLLNKIIINKINNINIFNNFIFNDLLKNNYNNNFLILNNINFNNNLYHYNKINIFNNYIKLNNIINFNNIINTFKENKKFDKYISNFIFGQENQLHKLSTVDINKIFSKKEINSIKPIGSWIICGPSGTGKTELAKIISKLLYNNKLKFIKFDMSEFMDKYTVSRLIGAPPGYLGYEKGGELTNFVNENKNSIILFDEAEKANKYIYDILLQVLDEGVLTDSKGIKVFFNKSILIFTSNIGSSICKNNKFKFNNIIFKNVIKELKKFFRIEFLNRIDDILIFNYLDLFSIYKLMDKFLFNISKFCININKIKLFLSLIFNKNNTNIRKIIRILDNNIINKIYNFENNNISIDICGKSLVYKNNI
- the clpC2 gene encoding ATP-dependent Clp protease (Corresponds to the conserved C-terminus end), which codes for MNQFFNKINYKNYIIIYFNNFILYNYKNYINLYKLIINDSKIYYYNFFRIYNIINFINLFFNNDIWIIECDYNNINLISKYFKNLIGYSNKGNILLYINYNNIKNINNIYSINNTFKRVIIIIKDLSKIKNIINNYLDYIYLNLKNKKIIFIINNDIEYNIVNDIILKKFNNNTFNIIKKINNKINIKINNYNNILNINFIDNTDICYKLLDRCIYGQDLIISVIKKNIKDIFNNFNKKNKKPLNSWLLCGPSGTGKTEIAKILSKSIYGNIGKLLKFDMSEYQESHSISKLIGTPPGYIGYTEGSRLINLINKNPYSIILFDEIEKAHKNINNIMLQILDEGILSSSTGVKGIFKYSFILFTSNLGQKNYIYDINNKKIYKKHILNSINNYFLPEFLNRINEILIFEYQNFNYLMKTLNKFFLEFEYVYNTNFIFSLISKNLLYNLLNNKLYGARILNKQSYKFISKLIELFYYINFNNSLNINNNKNILNIYKYNNNKSVNKGIFFKYNNNLI
- the BmC gene encoding hypothetical protein, which codes for MLLSGKKNQKIKILYNISNNKKKIKLGYIFPYEKINYNNKIIKQQYLKIGINKSKSILLSYIKDII